In Cervus elaphus chromosome 5, mCerEla1.1, whole genome shotgun sequence, the following proteins share a genomic window:
- the LPO gene encoding lactoperoxidase: MWVCLHLPVFLASVTIFEVAASDTNAQATSTTTISDAVSKVKMQVNKAFLDSRTSLKTTLSSEAPTTRQLSEYFKHARGRTRTAIRNGQVWEESLKRLRRDTALTNVTDPSLDLTALSWEVGCGAPVPLVKCDENSPYRTMTGDCNNRRSPALGAANRALARWLPAEYEDGLALPFGWTQRKTRNGFRVPLAREVSNEIVGYLDEEGVLDQNRSLLFMQWGQIVDHDLDFAPETELGSSEHSKAQCEEHCIQGDNCFPIMFPKNDPKLKTQGKCMPFFRAGFVCPTPPYQSLAREQINAVTSFLDASLVYGSEPSLASRLRNLSSPLGLMAVHQEARDHGLAYLPFDNKKPSPCEFINTTARVPCFLAGDSRASEQILLATSHTLLLREHNRLARELKKLNPHWDGEKLYQEARKILGAFIQIVTFRDYLPIVLGSEMQKWVPPYQGYNNSVDPRISNVFTFAFRFGHLEVPPTVSRLDENYQPWGPEAELPLHTLFFNTWRIIKDGGIDPLVRGLLAKKSKLMNQDKMLTSELRNKLFQPTHKIHGFDLAAINLQRCRDHGMPGYNSWRGFCGLSQPKTLKGLQAVLKNEILAKKLLDLYKTPDNIDIWIGGNAEPMVDRGRVGPLLACLLGRQFQQIRDGDRFWWENPGVFTEKQRDSLQKVSFSRLVCDNTHITKVPLHAFQANNYPHDFVDCSAVDKLDLSPWASREN, translated from the exons ATGTGGGTCTGTCTCCATCTTCCAGTCTTTTTGGCTTCCGTGACCATATTCGAGGTTGCAGCATCTGACACAAATG CACAGGCCACCAGCACGACCACCATCTCTGACGCTGTGAGTAAGGTCAAGATGCAGGTCAACAAGGCCTTCCTGGATTCCCGGACCAG TCTGAAGACGACCTTGAGCTCTGAGGCACCCACCACCCGACAGCTCTCAGAGTACTTCAAGCACGCCAGGGGCCGGACCCGCACGGCCATTCGCAACGGGCAGGTGTGGGAGGAGTCCTTGAAGAGGCTGAGGCGGGACACAGCCCTGACCAACGTCACAG ACCCTAGCCTGGACCTGACTGCACTCTCCTGGGAGGTGGGCTGCGGAGCCCCCGTTCCTCTGGTGAAATGTGATGAAAACAGCCCTTACCGCACCATGACGGGAGACTGTAATAACAG GAGGAGCCCCGCGCTGGGCGCCGCCAACAGGGCGCTGGCGCGCTGGCTGCCGGCGGAGTACGAGGACGGGCTCGCCCTGCCCTTCGGCTGGACGCAGAGGAAGACGCGCAACGGCTTCCGCGTCCCGCTG GCCCGTGAGGTATCCAACGAAATTGTAGGCTACCTGGACGAAGAGGGTGTTCTGGACCAAAACAGGTCCCTGCTCTTCATGCAGTGGGGTCAAATTGTGGACCACGACCTGGACTTCGCCCCGGAAACGGAACTGGGGAGCAGCGAGCACTCCAAAGCCCAGTGTGAGGAGCACTGTATCCAGGGAGACAACTGCTTCCCCATCATG TTCCCGAAAAATGATCCCAAGTTGAAGACTCAAGGGAAATGCATGCCTTTCTTCCGAGCCGGGTTTGTCTGCCCCACTCCACCTTACCAGTCGTTGGCCCGAGAACAGATCAATGCTGTGACCTCCTTCCTGGACGCCAGCTTAGTGTACGGCTCTGAGCCCAGCCTGGCCAGCCGTCTCCGGAACCTCAGCAGCCCGCTGGGTCTCATGGCTGTCCACCAAGAAGCCCGGGACCACGGGCTGGCCTACCTGCCCTTTGACAACAAGAAGCCAAGCCCCTGTGAGTTCATCAACACCACTGCCCGCGTGCCCTGCTTCCTGGCGG GAGATTCCCGAGCCTCAGAGCAGATCCTGCTGGCCACTTCCCACACGCTCCTTCTCCGAGAGCACAACCGGCTGGCCAGAGAACTAAAGAAACTCAACCCTCACTGGGATGGAGAGAAGCTCTACCAGGAAGCCCGGAAAATCCTGGGAGCCTTCATACAG ATTGTCACCTTTAGGGACTACCTGCCCATTGTGCTAGGTAGTGAGATGCAGAAGTGGGTCCCGCCATACCAAGGCTATAACAACTCTGTGGATCCCCGAATTTCCAATGTCTTCACCTTTGCCTTCCGCTTTGGCCACTTAGAGGTTCCCCCCACTGTGTCCCGCCTGGATGAGAATTACCAGCCATGGGGTCCGGAAGCGGAGCTCCCACTGCACACCCTCTTCTTCAACACCTGGAGGATAATCAAAGACG GTGGAATTGACCCTCTGGTGCGGGGTCTGCTGGCCAAGAAGTCCAAGCTGATGAATCAGGATAAAATGCTGACGAGTGAGCTGCGCAACAAGCTTTTCCAGCCCACTCACAAGATCCACGGCTTTGACCTGGCTGCTATCAACTTACAGCGTTGCCGGGACCATGGGATGCCTG GGTACAACTCCTGGAGGGGCTTCTGTGGCCTCTCACAGCCCAAGACGCTGAAGGGGCTGCAGGCCGTGCTGAAGAATGAGATACTGGCTAAGAAGTTACTGGATCTCTACAAGACCCCCGACAACATTGACATCTGGATCGGGGGCAACGCCGAGCCCATGGTAGACAGGGGCCGGGTGGGGCCTCTCCTGGCCTGCCTCCTAGGGAGGCAATTCCAGCAGATCCGTGATGGGGACAG GTTCTGGTGGGAGAACCCCGGGGTCTTCACTGAGAAGCAGCGGGACTCTCTCCAGAAAGTGTCCTTCTCGCGCCTCGTCTGTGACAACACCCACATCACCAAGGTCCCACTGCACGCCTTCCAGGCCAACAACTACCCACATGACTTTGTGGATTGCTCAGCCGTTGATAAGCTAGATCTCTcaccctgggcctccagggagAATTAG